From one Stigmatopora nigra isolate UIUO_SnigA chromosome 8, RoL_Snig_1.1, whole genome shotgun sequence genomic stretch:
- the LOC144200871 gene encoding uncharacterized protein LOC144200871 produces the protein MGDFGERAAAILEQMANQVVFEMSKNNVSSDMTQIITTSDGGNIVTLSQDLTEFVKAVEVLAQDATTELNNVFLQLFDSASRETLTLRDKVGELEGQLKSVTDDLDKYKSWKDSVMNGCPVLNEETGWIMTLKPYGKLVEMPEGLVKEEPVVTTEPVVTTEPVVTTAPADETFTLEEIVFEDVVPSTSAHETIEPDGTAQKPMQADVQNKAFECDVCQKSFNYKDQLRKHMYTHKEPQKCSQCSKTFRSSVSLERHMLRHEGKSPRTYPCPHCDKTFNNVKRLKSHQMVHEISLDQILSGKTFMCETCGAGFAHRHNLTRHIRIHTGERPYKCHICGATFRQDRLKAHMLVHGATKPFMCDICSKTFLYNWQLKKHQKVAHQNGADAGSLVRRRRGRPRGRTNHNVIVKRDRSTVDTTKFTCQTCKRKFNTEAGLQKHEQVHTGDAPFACETCGKAFLYKATFNYHLRTHTGERPYACEVCGKTFIVRQVLETHRLQHTGEKPHTCEHCGKAFRVYANYRLHLRIHTGEKPYQCEVCGVRFRQLGHVKYHMKVHTGEQLYSCATCGLSFSNAKRLKRHTCTVPTW, from the exons ACAGAATTTGTCAAAGCGGTGGAGGTGCTAGCTCAGGATGCAACCACGGAACTCAACAACGTTTTCCTGCAGCTATTTGACTCGGCAAGTAGGGAAACGCTGACGTTACGTGACAAAGTGGGCGAGCTGGAGGGCCAGCTGAAGTCTGTGACGGACGACTTGGACAAATACAAATCGTGGAAGGACAGCGTGATGAATGGCTGCCCCGTACTCAACGAGGAGACTGGCTGGATCATGACTCTGAAGCCTTATGGAAAGTTGGTGGAAATGCCTGAGGGGTTGGTGAAAGAAGAACCTGTCGTCACGACAGAACCTGTTGTCACGACAGAACCTGTCGTGACGACAGCACCTGCCGACG AAACATTCACTTTGGAGGAGATCGTTTTTGAAGATGTGGTGCCATCAACCAGTGCACACG AGACCATAGAGCCCGACGGCACGGCTCAGAAACCTATGCAAGCCGACGTCCAAAACAAGGCGTTTGAATGCGACGTATGCCAGAAAAGCTTCAACTATAAGGACCAGCTCCGAAAGCACATGTACACCCACAAGGAGCCTCAGAAATGCAGCCAGTGTTCCAAAACCTTCCGCAGCAGCGTTTCGCTGGAGCGTCACATGCTGCGCCACGAGGGCAAGTCACCTCGGACCTATCCGTGTCCGCACTGCGACAAGACCTTCAACAATGTGAAGCGGCTCAAGTCACACCAGATGGTCCATGAAATATCCTTGG accaaATATTGTCAGGAAAGACCTTCATGTGCGAGACGTGTGGCGCTGGATTCGCGCATCGCCACAACCTCACGCGCCACATCCGCATCCACACGGGCGAGAGGCCATACAAGTGCCACATCTGCGGCGCCACCTTCCGGCAGGACAGGCTAAAGGCTCACATGCTGGTCCACGGCGCCACCAAGCCCTTCATGTGCGACATTTGCAGCAAGACCTTCCTATACAACTGGCAGTTGAAGAAACACCAGAAGGTGGCGCACCAGAACGGCGCAGATGCTGGCTCCCTGGTTCGGAGGCGGAGGGGCCGTCCGCGGGGACGCACAAATCACAATGTTATTGTCAAACGTGACAG AAGCACAGTGGACACGACCAAGTTCACCTGCCAGACGTGCAAGCGCAAGTTCAACACGGAGGCGGGGCTCCAAAAACACGAGCAGGTCCACACGGGCGACGCCCCCTTCGCCTGCGAGACCTGCGGCAAGGCTTTCCTCTACAAGGCCACCTTCAACTACCACCTGCGCACGCACACCGGCGAGCGTCCGTACGCCTGCGAGGTGTGCGGGAAGACCTTCATCGTCCGCCAGGTGCTGGAGACGCATCGGCTGCAGCACACGGGCGAGAAGCCGCACACCTGCGAGCACTGCGGCAAGGCCTTCCGCGTCTACGCCAACTACCGGCTGCACCTCCGGATCCACACGGGCGAGAAGCCGTACCAGTGCGAGGTGTGCGGCGTCCGATTCCGTCAGCTCGGACACGTCAAGTACCACATGAAAGTGCACACGGGCGAGCAACTGTACTCTTGCGCCACCTGCGGACTTAGCTTTTCCAACGCCAAACGACTGAAGAGACACACATGCACTGTCCCGACCTGGTGA